CCACAGCAGTGTTAAATGAACTTGGAGTTTACAAATTAGCTCAACAGGATGTTGAGATTTTACTTAATTTGAGAACAAACTGGCCTAATATAAGAAAATAAGTAAAGATCTTCAAGGAAAATGGTTAGAAGTAAAATATCTGTTCTAGGTTATTTATCTGAATAAAAGTGAAGTCAAGCTATTACATTAGTATACTTTTATTGTatattcgtttaaaaaaaaaaaaaaaaccccaaaaaaccaaacaaaccactaGTACATCTTTGTAAAATGCTGACTTGATCTAGCCTTATGCCTTAATCTTTTTATAATTCAGATTATATGTTGTACATAGCCATTTTAAAACAGTTGAGATACTGAACTGGTTTCTAAGCTGGTATAGTTTAGTCAAATCTGTTTTAATCACGTTTAACTTTGCCTGTTTTGTAACTACCCCCAGCCTAGAGGCCTGtagagcacagcaggctcagaTCTAGAGTGGAGAATGTGTTCCTTGTTGAATAGTGAGTGATCTGTTTAGTTGATGGCTGTAAGGCGATAATGGTTATGCTGAAGAAACTTTTATGGTTTAGAGTAATATGGAGTAAACTCTGGGTATATATGCTACTGCATTCAGTGGTAAACATTCCATTCAAATTGGTGCTTTCTCATTTTGGTATATGGACAGTTATGTACATAAATTCCCACACATGGACATTACATACATGaatgtgtgtgcagggggtgtgGAATGAGGTGAAAGCATGTGTCCATGTTCTATTTTCTCTGATCATGCTAACTTTTAAAACTAAGTCCTGTTATGGAAACTTCAGAATTGTCTCTTCCTTGAATGTCCAAATCCTTTGTCCTCTTTAAAATGTTCTGAACAGGCCTTGCATACTTTGTGACTAGTAAACTTGTTTAAAAATGCCATCACAACTGATTCAGTTATTGAAATATTATGTATTTCAAATTGCTTATGTTTGGAAATAATGGGTTTGTTGGAATTTGGGTATCTTCTCCAGGTTGTTTAAAActtgcttcctcccccccccccacccccccaagagtGTTAAAGAAATATCATCTGActttaaaataaactttcaaTGCCATAATGGCTGCTGTTTGTTGCATACTAGAACCACGTTTTGTTGGTTCAAATATAAAGCTATTTCTGTTCAAGTGTCAAAGTATTGCCTTGAGCTACTCTGATTAAGTCATTTTTTTATCACTGTATGGCCCCAAAACATTCTTGCTAGGGAAGATGTTGATACACAGCATCTTTTTAATGTTAtactgttttgaatttttttttctaaaggaaGTCCTCAAAAGATGTTCCTCGGGTGTAATGAGTAGTTTCTGATTGATTTAAACTAGTACCATATAATTCAACTTTTTACATACTATGCTGATGCTACTCAGTTTATTTTTGGATAAGTGAAACTATCAGttgccaaaaggcaattaaaataaaaacaaactcaaAGATAAGACTTCAGAAACATTTTTActtttagcagacagctgcttAAGATTGATATATTGCCCAGCTCTCCTGCAACTTCTTCTTTCTATAGAAGAAAAGAAATCTAGTTAGATGTTCTGTAAACACTCTGTAAACAATTTGTTCATTACACGTGAGATTTCAATATAGAATTTTCTTCAGTACATAGTGTTCTTATCCCTTCCCAAACCACCACAGTTATTCTCCATCATATGTGGGAAGTAAAGATGGACTTGTGTGCTAGACTTAGTTACCCAGTTCTCATTTACAAATAACAATCTAGTTTTCCAATTCTGTACCCCTCCtcccaaacaaacacaaacatgCCAAATTGAAGCTGAAGATACTTATTACATTTGAGGGGGTTTTTGGTATGCTCTCCCCTTCCCAAATGTGTGCTTGGGATATGGGGAACTTGTACAGGCTCAAAACAGGCATTAGGCTCTACACAATTGTCCAGGCTGCCTTGCTTGCCAGTCCACCCCTATGGCTTCTCCTGATCCTTGGCTGTAAACTGGACTCCAGCTCTGGCATCCTAATTTCCTGCTGCCTACATCTATGGAACAAGGCAGAGACTGCACTGTAACTCAAATAACTTGCCTttgaagagaaagagagagcaagagGCAGGCACTACAGGCAGGTTCTACAGGacagagatggggaaacaaaaTGCTGGTCATCTGCATGCAGCAAAATGCCAAATTCAGTGCAGAAATGCTCAATTCTTTGGTCTTTTTGGAAAAATGCCAATTTGCATAGCCTTGATAGCAAGAATCCATAGGGTTTTGAAATGAATGGGGGAAATTAATTCCTCTAATTGTATTAGGTGCTAAGCAGGCAGGTGACACTGCATTGGTTATGCttagttcatgttttcaaggttcTCTCTTTGCTCATAATTTAAAtgctgagattctggagcacaactcCAGAATCTCAGCATCCAGCTCCACAGCCAGTGAATTTGCTGCATTGAATAGACAGAGCCCTGATTAAAATGTTGGTCCAAACCACACAAATTTTATTGGCTCAGTTGCTGGTGTATTGGttgttctaattaaaaaaaaaaaaaaaaaattaaattaccaGGCTGCCTATAAAATACAGTAGTAGTTTTAACTAGATAATATTGAGGCTTTATGTATATGTATTGACCGAGTATACCACCCCTTATGGTTAATTATAACTGAAAGGTTTATCACTGTAGTCAAACACAGATGCTCCTGTGTATAGGAGATTACCAGCACTACTCTATATCCCCAGATATTTATTCTGGTAGTATTGATTTCTGATATTTGGGATATTTTCCCAAGTAGCAATGTCAGTTGGTAAAAATTTTTAATGCAAGTGTCATTTCCACATATAGCTTCCAAGGAGACTGCTTTCAGAGATGACAAGAAAATCACTGCTGCTGTGCAGTCGGTACAAATACTCTTTAGAGCGAACAGTGGCACCAATAGCAAAATATCTGACCTACTCGTGGAAATATTATCACTTTCAGAACTGTGAACTCTTTTGCTAGTGCTCCCCAGGGTACCCCATAAATTAGaacattatatttttaaacttttccccaGTCTATCGCTACTCATTTATTATGATCCACCTCACAGGGAAAACCAAATGTAATCCAATCACTTCTAGTTTAAATTTGACTTTATAGTgacatttttattctttaatataAAGGGTATGAACATAAGGTGACAAGTGCCTGATATTCAAACTGAAGTCGAGCAGCTGTGACTATCGAGTACTTTGTAGATTTAAGACCTGATTAAAAAAGTAATATTAAAAAGCATAATGATATTTTTAGAAACAGCTTAATACAAGAATTCATGCAATTAAAATTAGCTACAAATCTTTCTCTTCCACATAAAGCCAAAGAGTAAAAATGTCACTTTACTTACACTTCTTTCTTGAATATTTCCAGGGTGATAGTTGCATCTTCTTCATAAGGTAAATCCTGAGTACTTAGCCCCAAGCTTTTAAGAGCtacaaaggtttttaaaaaagagaatccTTTTAAACCTTCCAATGCAAGCCCACAGAAGTCTAATTTTACATCCAAAAATTCTGACCcggcgccgctgccaccccagagccgctccaggtaagcagccCTAGGCCGGagcccataccccaaacccctcctgccgcaacccaaccccctgctgcaccctgcacctctcctgcaccccaacaacctgccctgagcccctgctgcactcctgcactccaactcccttCCTTGAACCCCCTTGTACACcaacacccctcctctgccccaaccccctgccccagtcttaCATTCATGGCTCTGCatatgcaatttccccacccagatgtggccctcgggccaaaacatTTGCCCACCCTGATCTAGCTGGTAAACAGAATATAACTTTTTAAAGTTGCTAACTCTACTGTAGATTATTTTTAGAACTTCTTGGTCAAATATTGTGTAcaagagctggggggtggggaggaaggtctctctctttttttgcttAATAAAAAGAGTTTTGCAACAAGTAAATTGTTTTTCTATCACTGCTAAATTCTGATGGGTTGAGAAATTTCTTTAATGAAATTATCTCACATTCTTTTGAGCAACAACCTTGCATATTATAGCTTAAATGTTCTGTgctgtattaaataaaaaatccatCTTAACTAAAAAAATGCTAAGCAAGGAAGACAAACCTCCTTTGTACTGCACTAAGGTTATATAGCCTTGACTTGTAGTATCCAGCATTTCAAACATAGCATCCAAATTTGATTCATCCACAAGATAAGGATATTCCACATCAGTTAGTTTTGCAAGCTTCACTCTTTCCAGTGCATGTATCAAAAACTCTCTTGGTCTTTCTGTAAAAGAATAAAGTTAACAAATCTTGTTGAtagtatacattttttttaaactaggtttAGTAATTCTTACCATTAAATGCAAAAACAGTGAACTACAGTACAGtaggatttattttgtttttacccATAGTGCACTAgcagtgtaacttcactgaatatacactagtgtaaaaataaatgtaatctaGTTATTAATTCTTCAACcctataattaatgcaaattttTCTATAAATATTAAGTTTCTGACAATCTCAAGGAAATACAAGTTATGGCAAAACCATTTGTTCTGTGTGCACCATCATGCAAGTTCAAGTCTCATATCAGATTCAATGCTAACAACAGAATAGGAAGGGGCTGATGTACTATTAAAGGTTATCTTCCATTGGATGCTGTGTTAAAAAGTGCAGTCTCTCCAGGTTATAATTTAAGGTGCTGTAGCAGTTAATGAAATGGGTGAGGAACAAATAGGTGTTCATATACTATACCGCTGAATGCTCTGATTAATTACCTATAAATAAACCAGCTGCTGGTTGTCAACCACTGTTCCACCTCTCGCTAAAACTGATTCTAATATCCAAGGCTCATGTGAGCAATTGTTGTGTGTATGTTAGCTGCCACATTTGATTAAAGGCCCTGAATTTAATGCATTacattgtaaaatactttgacaccttgagtgaaatcctggccccaatgaagtccatggcaaaaaactcccattagaatcatagaatatcagggttggaagggacctcaggaggtcatctagtccaacccccggctcaaagcaggaccaattcccaactaaatcatcccagccagggctttgtcaagcccattggtttcagtggggccAAAATTTCACCATTTGAGTATAAAAAGGTGTTATATTACTTTACATACTAAATAGAATTTGATTTAACAGTTGGCTATAGACTATATTAGCTGTAGCACTAGAAAGATATGGCTTTTTGTATACACAATagcaattaagaaaaaaattgaaattttgaaatatttagcTATTAGTCACTTCATTCTGAAGCTTACTTTGTTACTTTATAAACATATGCTGACTGTCCCTAGAACAGGGTGGGGCAGACTACAGCCCACAGGATTTCCACCTCCGTGGCGCCATGGGCCCTGCGCTgttcccggaagcggctggcaccacctccctgtggcccctgggggtgaCAGAGGGCTCTGTGTagtgccctcaccccccacagctcccattggctgggaacggggaaccatggccaatgggagctttaggggaggtacccgcaggtgagAGCAGTGCGTGaagccctctgcccccacttccccgtccccaggggccgcagggacgtggggccGGCCACTACTGGGAGAGGCATGGTgcggggtcagggcaggcagggagcctgtcttggCCCTGCTgcatgctgctgccaccccggagcccctCCAGGTAAGCAgtgccaggctggagcctgcaccctgaacccctcctgcaccccaaccccctgccctgagacccctcctacaccctgcacccctcccatgcccctgccctgagtcccctgctgcacccctcctgcacctgagtcccctgccacccccctcccctgagcccctttgtacaccctgcaccccttctgtgccccaagccccttcctgcacaccgcaccccaacccccagcactacattcatggccctgcatgcaatttgcccacctagatgtggccctcgggccaaaaagtttgcaaaGGGGCAGTGGGGCAAACTGCTAGCTTATTACCAAGGCCTTATATATGATTTATGGCACATTAGACCTAAGTTATATGCCAAAGCCCTCAGAATTATTTAGCAACGCTGCACTGAATTCTGCAGCAAAGTGAATGATTTTATAAGCACTTAACCTTCAGTTTTAATGAAGTAAttctaaaaaataattgaaatgtgAAAATGTATCACTACTGTCTATAATAAAATTTGAAACATAGCAGAACTTAGGCAGCACGGTTTTTGGAAAAATTATAACATACATATAAAAAGCTCTTCTATCAATAAAATGATATCTTAAATTGCCCATTAATGATTCTTGTTAAATTTACAGCTAAGGTACTGGTATCTTACAGTCATAGGAAgtaatgcaattaaaaaaatcgtTTACAATATTTTAATAGAAGTTGTGTGGAACCTTAAATTTgctaagggtatggctacacttcaCACCACTTCTGGCAGCATGTAGACCAGGGGTCTgctacctttcagaagtggtgtgccagtaatacattttaacatttttagaaggtctctttctataagtctataatatatagctaaattattgtatgtacagtaaataaggtttttaaaatgtttaagaagcttcattaaaattaaattagaatgcagagctccccagagTGGTGGCCAGGGCCCAGGCAGTgttagtgccactgaaaatcagcttgtatgcatgccaaaggttgcctacccctgatggaGCCACATGCCACAAGAAAAAGCAAGCTGCATCCAAACTGCAGAGTGTAGCTACGTGCAGCAGTGAAAGGTTCGTGCAGAGGGGAGGCAATGGGGAAAGGCCTTAGCTTAGTACTTGGGTAATTAGACAGGTTTAGCACATTTATACAATTGTGCTAAACCTGTCTAATTACCCAATTGTATAAATGTGCTAAACCTGTCTAATTACCCAAGTACTAAGCTAAGGTTATTCAGCCTTTGGGTTGAAGAATGGAATTTATGGTTAATTACTGTCTGGTGATATCCTGCATCAACAATTGATAAACACCCACTAGGCTGGATGCAGTTTCAATGCAGTCAAATAATGTACAACCAATCACTTTGTCCCTATGCAAGTAGTTGTTCGAGCAGGGGCTAGTCATTTTCAGGGTTCATTATAGTTCTGCCTGGGAGCCCCACCCAAGGCCCccacagtgctaggtgctgtacaactgAATACTACAAAGTCATTGGGCCTAGCAAACGTGTAATCTATGTGTACGACAAACTACAACAGGTGCATTAAACAGGGTGGGGCAAGACCTGATGCGGGACTATTAGAACACGTGACGTTTTTACACACTCAGCAGGCTCATCTGCTCGAGCAGAGATGGCAGCGTCCTGGCGGCATCGGGAGAGGCACGAGCGCTCCACCACGCCGGCTTTTCCCAGCTGCTCGGGATGCGTCAGGAAGGCACGAGGGGCCCGTTGTGCAGCTCACGCCTCGGCGGCCCTTACGGGCCACAAATCAGGGCTTGGCGTTAATGCACTGACGGGAGGGGGGCGGACACACCACAGATAGGCGAGCAAAGCCCCAAGCCTGCGCGTGGCGCTTGAGGCCGGGGGCGTGTCTGCCCCGCTGCAGCCGGCTGTGAATGGTTCTAGCTGGCCCGGGTCTGAGCCCAGTCACGTGTTCTCGCCGGACCCgggtccctgctgggagccctgcACCCGgagcggcgggggcgggggctgttatGGCGCCCCGCCCGTCCCGGtctcctgccaggggctgagcgCTCCGTCAGCCTCCCGCGGACTCCCGAGCCCCGCCCCTTGGCCGAAGCCGGGCTGGTGCCGCGACGCCAGCGGGGCGCGCGGGCCGCCGCCGTACCGGGCCGGTGGTAGAGCAGCAGCGCGCTCAGGTTGTGCAGCAGCTCCGGGATCTTGTAGCGCTCCAGGTACTCGCGGCCCTGCTGCTCGCCTGCCGCCATCCCGCGTTGCTGGGAGACCGATCACGCGGCCACACCTCCACCACGTGACCCGCCCGGGGTGGGGCTCGCAGACGAgcgcaggccccgcccccgcggTCGGGGCGTCCGGTCCCTAAGAGCCAACCAAACGCAGCCTGCCGGCAGGTGCCGCTGTCACCCCGGCCCTGCCGGGAGGGAGGTGGCTGCGCGAGGGCTGggcaggccccgcccccggctgctgctgcgccgTCAGTGACAGGGCGGAGGGTGCCCGTCTAGTGTGCGCACCTGTTAGCTATAGGAATTTGCTACTTAgagtgcactgagcatgctcaataacAGCTGCTGAAGTTactgcccttcaccctgcccttacTTGACatccagttctgcagcctgtgcTTTACAGGGGATaaaaaggggcaaagggggcaagtcggagcagggggtggtgggcACGGTCAGCAGACGGGGCAGAAAGTGACTTGGAACAGTTTCTCACACTACACCCGACAGGAGCGCCAGTGTCAGCAGGAACCAGCACAACCAACGCCACCCACCCCGCTACTGCCATGGGGGTAGCGgcctggtgcgggtggaggctccTGGGTAGCCAGCGCCGGGCACCCTGTGGTGGGGAGCGCTGCAGTGGGATAGCCCAGGCTTGGGGACAGTTCCAGCAGCGCCATCCAGTCAGACCTGGTGGCATGGTAAAAGTGCCGAGAAGAGCATGTGCGAGCGACACTGCTGGGGCGGTTGGCGAGCTGAGAGGGGATGAGGGGCAGAGACCCAGCCCTGTGGTGAAGGACAGAGGCTGGGCTGAGACACTGAGGGTGGCACACAGTGCAAGGGGCAGTCCGGATGGGGGCCTCAgaccacagggggagggagggctgtggcagagtTGGGGCCCCAGAAAATTTTTTACAACAGtgttatactcctgggggaattcagtAACAATGgtaacaattcactaagcaggcaggctgctacattctgctctgcttgaggggacagagcctgctccACATCTCCCTCCCCAGAAACACACCACAGACCTGCCCCTCCACGCCAAGCATGCTGCAAGAGCGAGCGAGAGGGACGGTGTCTCTCGCTCTCTGACTGCCCGGCCCTCCTGTCCGGCAGTGATTGATCTCTCTACCGGCTGCTCCGGGCGCCCAAGCTGACCTGTCTGCACTGCCAACAAGGGGCGCATGACCTcgtttgtggcttccctttgcttccccatcagaagtcatttttctgtggggaagcaaagaaagctGGTAGAAGGAGCATGAATTCTGCACAGCAATACAGAATTCTCCCAAGAGCAAAGACTTCACCCACCCCATTTTTGTAGCTGCGCATTCCTCGTacatcagattttctaaacctctgctgtgttgttgctcttttctggactctaGTTTAGCCAAATATTTTCTAAAGTACTCCAGCTCAGGCCTGCCCCATGCTGAGTAGCAGAAGACAGTTACTTCCCCTCTCTTACACACAACATTCCTGTTGTTATAGCCCCAGATACTACTAGCCTTTTTCACAAATGCATTAATTTGTTGTCttacattcaatttgtgatccattgtaATGACCAGATCCTTTTCCACAGTACTACCACCTCTCTGGTAAAGAGGGTGATTAAACCCTATTTGAGTGGATGAGGCCATTCAAACAGGAGTAGCAAGGGATACGGAAATGGGAACAAGAACTTGAGCCTGAAGGGCTCCAGCGGAGTTGGGTGGAAGAGATGTCAAAGGTAACACAGAGTGGCTGGAGAAGTAAGGAGAACCCAAAGAGGACAGTGTCTCAGAACCCAAGAAAAGACAGgccagcagggggaagggagtaCAGGGTTTGGCAGCAGACTGGCCAAGTTGGCTGAGGCTGGCATGTAGGGTTTAAGATTTAACCAGTAAAAGATCATCTCAAATCTTGGTGAGAGCTATTTCTGATGAGTGGAAAGGATGGAAGCCAGACTGAGTGGATCTAGTGCTTCGTTTATATAGAGCCACTATGTGAATCCATGGAattcccacaccttgaatactacatgcagttctggtcatccccatctcaaaaaaattataataggaaaaagtacagagaagggcaataaaaatcattaggggtacggaacagcttccatcttagagatgaaaaagattgggactgttcagcttggaaaagcacTGACTgagcggggatatgatagaggactataaaatcatgactggtgtgcagaaagtgaataaagaagtgttatttattcctgtcacataacacaagaaccaggggtcacctaatgaaattaatatgcatcaggtataaaacaaacacaaggaagtaattcttcacacaatacacagtcatgTGGAATTTGGTGCCAagggatgttgcgaaggccaaaagtataactggtttaaaaaaagaattagataagtttatgcAGGATAGGTCCGTCAGTGGCTGTTGGATgctcagagatgcaaccccatgctctggctcACCCTAAACCTCtgttagaagctgggactggataacgggatggatcatttgataaacaGCCCTATTCTGTTTGCTCCTTCTGACGCATCTACCACGGGTTGGTGGCAGAAAacaagatattgggctagatggacaattggtctgactcACTATAGTCATAAGTTCTTAGTGTGATGGAAAGAAGTCAATACAGTTGGTGTAAAAAGCCTGCTCCCTGATTCTAGATGTCCCTTCAGGGGAAGAGGGAGTGGGGAGTGCTGCTCTGCAGAGACAAAAGGATCAAAGGTGGTTTGTACACAGGAAAAGGAGGCAGAGGAGATTGTGAGGAAGGAGGTGGGAAATAGATAGCTGTCAGGAGAGGATAGGGACAAGGAGACAGAGGGACTGGAAGAGGAGAGCAGACAGTCAGTGACTGTCAGAATATCCTCTTCAAGAAATCAACCCTGAGTGATACCAAATTAGAAGTCAGCTTACAACACTGGGAAGTGCTACCCCCATAGtaagtggtttagcagtgtgagATTTTATTGTGTACTGTATGTGCTTTAAGTGGGAGGCTGAAAGTTCAGCCACCTAGACTCCACTACACTAGCATTGTAACTGAAAAACTTAAGCTTTCCTGAAGTGCTCACTTTGTAGCACAGTTGCATTTAGTTAATATCCGGGAAAGCAAATTATACTCTGTTGATCTTAACATTTTCTTAAAGTACTGTGAACATCAGCCACATTTATTTCTGTTTGTGGCAATGTGATGTAGTCCTTTAATAGTCTCTCAAGTCTCCTTCCCTCTGGACTGGCTTAATGAGGTAAATGTTTTACTTAGCCCCTTACTAAGAGCTGTTTGGTCTCTCTATGTCCGTCGAGTGTCCGGCAGAATACTTCGTCAAGAGGATAACAAAATGTCCACGTGCCATCCAGTAGAGCCTTATTAAATGGATGGCTCAAAATTATTAGTGCTATGTTCACAGCTTCTCACTGTTACATCCTGGGGTCTTTAatcatgcaaaactcccactgaagggaTTTGGTCAGCTACAGGTTGTGAAATTTGGCattgagagatttttaaaaagatgattgCTGCTCTCCCTCTGCTGCACAATCTAGAGAGATGCTTCAGCTCCATATTTCAGTTTAGTCTGATCTCTGCTATGCTTAAACAAATGTGTGAAATGTGGATGACTCAGGGAAACCTCTCTCCACATACAGAATCAATTATCACAACCAGGAATAAGAACCAGGATGTTCCAGTCACACTGGAAAACTAGGGATGAATGTCTTTGTAAACAGTGTGACAGGGAAGATCACAACTGAAACAGTCTttctattcccccaaaatatgaAATAGGAAAAAGATGCTTAAGAGTAAGattacaaaacaaaagaaactgaGTATAGCTCTGGAAGGAATAAGCAAGAGTGGAAAGATGCAGCGGGCCACCAAATCAGAAACAGACAATAATGATTACTGGGTATGTGGGATAAAAGCCTATTATTACTCTATTCTAGACCTTTCTGTATTTAATCCTTTGCCAGCACTAGTATATCATGTTATAGCACTAAAGGTCTCTGAATTAGTCTGATAAAGGAATATAGTCAGAAAGGAGGCTTCAGAAAC
The Emys orbicularis isolate rEmyOrb1 chromosome 1, rEmyOrb1.hap1, whole genome shotgun sequence DNA segment above includes these coding regions:
- the EFCAB10 gene encoding EF-hand calcium-binding domain-containing protein 10 translates to MAAGEQQGREYLERYKIPELLHNLSALLLYHRPERPREFLIHALERVKLAKLTDVEYPYLVDESNLDAMFEMLDTTSQGYITLVQYKGALKSLGLSTQDLPYEEDATITLEIFKKEVKKKLQESWAIYQS